In Vairimorpha necatrix chromosome 8, complete sequence, a single window of DNA contains:
- a CDS encoding putative SP-containing membrane protein yields the protein MIFLVFNLLTIFCSDYILIVRNNDNNTDVYVSLNNLDKVISSSILISELNDTDCTGNQIKNYYKRLTTETKNAPVYFKPITKENSDEIIKSLESCQLNDDEELEMAKIFCTNRYILKASFLRDEKKTYYIDALFVKRDQVRFVFTTSKKNVLDNDKRLQILTWMNGEIYHMKDPIKDIPSLYQKGLFTPENFIAREDNITLNFKPTKSDSDNQIKKPTLEDTPEAKTKKHEEKQFSLNLETGVANELKNKTAETKQPSLNPETGVANESKSKETERKRPSLNPESGATNETKPIHSTENRDDNTHDPFQKKVTDDSLYLKKTPTQRRNSDDSNGSDPDKADPKSNPTSSKPETPEDKFGLINILVLVLIVVFIFFILYQLFK from the coding sequence atgatttttttagtatttaatttgttaacaatattttgttctgattatattttgattGTTAGAAACAACGACAATAATACAGATGTCTATGTatcattaaataatttagatAAAGTTATATCTTCATCAATATTGATTAGTGAATTAAATGATACAGACTGCACTGGTAATCAAATTAAGAACTACTATAAACGATTAACAACCGAAACAAAAAATGCTCcagtttattttaaacctattacaaaagaaaacagcgatgaaattataaaatcattaGAATCATGTCAATTGAATGATGACGAAGAATTGGAAATGGCAAAGATATTTTGCACTAATagatatatattaaaagcGTCATTTTTGCGAGACGAAAAAAAGACATATTATATTGATGCATTGTTTGTTAAGCGCGATCAAGTTAGATTTGTTTTTACCAcaagcaaaaaaaatgttctcGATAATGATAAAAGGTTACAAATCTTAACATGGATGAATGGGGAAATTTATCACATGAAGGATCCCATTAAAGACATTCCTTCATTATATCAAAAGGGACTATTTACCCCCGAGAATTTTATTGCCAGAGAAGATAATATAACGTTAAATTTTAAGCCGACGAAAAGTGATTCAgataatcaaataaaaaaacctaCATTAGAAGATACACCTGAagcaaaaacaaaaaaacatgaagaaaaacaattttCCCTGAATCTAGAAACAGGTGTTGCGAACGaactaaaaaacaaaacagCAGAAACAAAACAACCTTCTTTGAATCCAGAAACAGGTGTTGCGAACGAGTCGAAAAGCAAAGAAACAGAAAGAAAACGTCCTTCTCTTAATCCAGAATCAGGTGCTACAAATGAAACCAAACCGATACATTCGACAGAAAATAGAGATGATAATACCCATGACccttttcaaaaaaaggtAACTGATGATAGTctttatctaaaaaaaacgCCGACCCAAAGAAGAAACTCAGACGATTCTAACGGATCCGATCCAGACAAAGCTGATCCTAAATCAAATCCCACCTCAAGTAAACCTGAAACCCCAGAAGACAAATTTGGGCTAATTAACATATTGGTGCTAGTTTTGATAGTagttttcatttttttcatcttATATCAACTAttcaaataa